The genome window AAAAAAACGGACGTGCTCAGCGAAACAAACTGGCTAAAATTGTCAATCTGTCCGTGCCGTCGGTATCCGAAAGGATGCGGAAACTGGAAGAAAAAAAGCTGATTGACGGGTACCATGCCGTTTTGAATGCTCAGAAATTCAATTTCGATATAGTTGCGTTTATTTTTGTGGAAGTTGACAACTCAAGCTACCATGGCTCTTTCGTTGAAAAAGTTGTGCTCGAACCGGAAGTGCAGGAGTGTCATTCCATAACCGGTGACGGATCCCACATTCTCAAGATAACAACAGAAAATACGGTATCGCTTGAGAAGCTATTGTCGCGAATTCAGTCATGGGAAGGAGTGAAAAAGACCCGCTCCAACATTGTATTGTCCACGTTCAAACAGACACGGGAAATTCCGCTGGATCACCAGGAGAAAGCAGTCGAGGTCTGATTATTTCCATGCATCCAATGGCAAGACCCATCCTGATTCTGCTTACCGGAATCATCGCAATTTTCTTAATGACAGACCCGGCTTTGGGGCACCGGTCTTTCGGAATTCTTTATCCCGAATCTGATGCTGACTCCATTGCATCCGGTGATGCCGAAGTAATCGAACGCAGTGGTATCAGCTGGGTTCTGTTGCAAGAAATCCCGTCTGAGGAAACCAGGGAGGCTATTCAGAATTATGA of Natronogracilivirga saccharolytica contains these proteins:
- a CDS encoding Lrp/AsnC family transcriptional regulator, with the protein product MHHLDEIDIAILKHLQKNGRAQRNKLAKIVNLSVPSVSERMRKLEEKKLIDGYHAVLNAQKFNFDIVAFIFVEVDNSSYHGSFVEKVVLEPEVQECHSITGDGSHILKITTENTVSLEKLLSRIQSWEGVKKTRSNIVLSTFKQTREIPLDHQEKAVEV